The following are encoded in a window of Actinomyces oris genomic DNA:
- a CDS encoding FHA domain-containing protein: MAMTGATPGGLVTGVRLRRVAETNSPPGRSAVIYVAFLGLSLVATAGLAPLVLWILSLWRAEQRTWFDRLAGTVLLSARPTSVSACSLVVEGSVIPVLGPIVLGRRPAPIESHPDAQLVAVLRSEDSVSKTHALFVPASDGVLVTDLGSTNGTHIEDEEGVHRLSPGRAEYVHRGRQAYLGDGVCIVR, encoded by the coding sequence ATGGCGATGACAGGCGCCACACCCGGTGGGCTGGTGACGGGGGTCCGGCTGCGGAGGGTTGCGGAGACGAATAGCCCTCCTGGACGCTCGGCGGTGATTTACGTCGCATTTTTAGGCCTGTCTTTGGTGGCAACCGCAGGGCTGGCCCCCTTGGTGTTGTGGATTCTCTCACTATGGCGTGCTGAACAGCGCACCTGGTTCGACCGACTGGCCGGAACGGTTCTTCTCAGTGCCAGGCCGACCTCGGTGTCAGCCTGCTCCCTGGTGGTTGAGGGCTCAGTAATCCCAGTTCTGGGGCCGATTGTTCTCGGGCGTCGGCCGGCCCCGATCGAGTCCCACCCCGATGCGCAGCTCGTCGCGGTGCTCCGTTCGGAGGACTCCGTGTCCAAGACGCACGCTCTTTTCGTGCCCGCTTCGGATGGGGTTCTCGTCACAGATTTGGGTTCGACGAACGGCACCCACATCGAGGACGAGGAGGGGGTTCACCGACTCTCACCCGGCCGAGCGGAGTACGTGCACCGGGGACGGCAGGCATACTTGGGTGACGGTGTCTGTATCGTCCGTTGA